The Bos taurus isolate L1 Dominette 01449 registration number 42190680 breed Hereford chromosome 18, ARS-UCD2.0, whole genome shotgun sequence nucleotide sequence CCCACAAAGAATGCCCTTTCCCCTGCAGCCTTGACGCTGGAATGTGGCCTCATGCCTTGGAGCTGCTCTACTGTCTGTGAATAGACATATTAGCACCATCTCTAGGAATGAAGTCTCAGACACAAGCTCCTCATGAGCAAGACCACCCCAGACCTTCCTTTGTGCAACTGCAGAGGCCTGCCTGCTGTTGGGAGCACAGCAAACTGCCAGGGAGTCTTCCTACCTGCCACCTTTAAGGTGATGTCAGTCAGGTGGTCCCCAGGCTGCAGGTGACTGTATTCTTGGATGAAGTGAGTGAGCGAGATGTCCACATGGAACTTGTGTGGGTATGGATCTTCCCCATTGACCTTCAGCTGGTGGATTGCTTGGCTTCGGATTTTGAAGTAttgctgtttaaaaaacaaaagagctTCTGAAGTTGAGCCCGGTCAGACCAGTGCCAGTCTAGGGGAGTTCAGTATTCTGCCTCAGAGGGGCCCCAATACAGTGAGATTTCTTTAACCAAGCTCTCTCCAGCCTTGAAATCAAGGATTGGCTATGGAGTGAGATTTGCACTTAAATATGCAGGGTGGCCAGCTATATAGCTGGCAATAAAGACTAGAATTCCAAAATGCAAGAtgtgacaaaaagaaaaaccatatttctaagtttctttttttggtgtgtgtcggggggtggtggtggggtggtcctcagcagtggaagctcagggacctaaccactggactgccaaggaactCACTAAAACAGAAAGTTTAATTGGTGTAGGTGGCCTGGTTACCACTTCTGGAGACACATCTGCCTGAGTCACTTCTCCTACTTTCCTATCCCTGGTCATACACCAGACTTTTCCCCAAGGCACACCCATGGGCCTGGAAGTATGAAAAAACAGAATATTCTGTAACAGgggtcagcaaacattttctgatGCAACTACTCAACTACTCAAGGTTGTAGTGTGAAAGCAGCCTTAAGACATGTAAacaaatgagcatggctgtgtttcaACACAATTTTACTTACAGAACTAGGGAGGAGTGACAGGGATGGTGGTGGCTTTGGCCTGTGGGCCACGGTTTGCCAATCTCTCAGCTAAAATAAGCCCCCCAGGCCACCTGTAGGGAGAGATTTTCTTTAGGGTTGCTCTAAGGTCCAGCTAACTCCAAGGAGTATCAGCCACTGGATTCTCTCCAATGTTAAGCGAGAAGACAAGAAAGATGCACAGGGCCCGTGCCTTCAACCAGATGGAGTGGTGGGCCCCCCTCAGCAGTCTCAGTGCCTGTCCCAGTTCCTGTTTATCCTGCCAGTCACTGGTCCCTCCTACTGTCTCTTCCTGGGGAATCTGCCCTAAGTCTCATCAGAAGCTGCCCCAAGCCCAGGGAGGGCAGTGGTCCTGAGAACTCACATTTGGGTCCAAGCTCTCCTCCTCCGCAGCCACGCCATCTTCAGCACTGTGATTGCTGGCGGCGGCCTGACTCAGCTGTTTCTCACTGAGCTCCTTCTGCTTGGCCTCCTTCTCCGCTATTTTCTTCTCAGCTTTCAGGCGTCTCTTTAGCTCACTGTCAGGAAGGTGAAAGTGTTCAATGTAACAGATGCCTGAAGAGTCCCCTACATTCTGCCCCGTCACCAATTACCAAAAATATCAACTGCCCAGAGAAACACACTTGTCCAGTTCCACACCCCCACGGTTATCTCTTAGCTACTAAACTCTATacatgaaatagaggaaaaaataaacttagaaTAAAGATGTGAAAGATCTTTTTCTCAGTCTCTATTTTCCAGTCGGAGGTCCTTGGCATTAGCGCCCGTCTAAAATCAAGATCCATAAGGACAAAGAAAACCCTACATATATTAGTTTATAGTTAGGATAGGAAAAAATGCTTTACAAAAAATCAGCAAGATTTTCTCAGACTAATTAGTCTTGGGAGCTCCTTGAGGCCAGGGACTGAGTTGTTCGGTATCCTCTGGAGAACATGAAGTTCTGAGACCAGTGGATTTGACGTGTGATAAGGTGAAAGCCCTAGCTTTGTCATCTCTCTCCCCTCCCACAAGGAGTGGATTAGCCTGGGGTTGGGTGACAAAGTCCAGGGAGACACTCCTCTGACAATCTCTCCCCCAGCATTGATCAATGCATTGACCGTGACCCTCAGCATTACTAGCCTCACTTTCCCCAGAGGAGCCGGACTTTGACAACAAATTGGGTAGATAGTGTACAAAGCAGCATGGTGTAGGGGATAATACACCATCTTTGGAGCCAGACTGTCTGGGACTAAAACCTGACTTGGTGTGCTTAAGCAAGTTACTCAATTACTCAAGTTATTCCTTTAAAATAGTAATCGACACCTTCCTCCCTAAATGTTCTGAGAACTTAAATATACATAAAGAGATAACCCCCATCCCTAGCATCTAACTGCATTCTTCAATTAAGCATGCAAATGTGAACTACTCTAGGTATTCCCCCACTATCTTCACACCCTGCCTCAAGGACAgaaattttacagatgtggatTAAATTTCTGGTCAAATCTCTTACTATCCAAACTTTTAATACTTGTTACCTGAGACTCAGAAACCAAACAGATTTGGGCAGAGAGGGATACCCTCATTGTTCTTTCAAGCCACCAATGTTAAATGAATATCCTATAATAATGAACCATGGCAAATGATCCCTAGTCATGCTTGCTACTGTTTGGTTTCAGGGCACATTCTTAATTATATATGAGTTtagaataacaattaaaaaaatggagatTTGAAATGACCATCTTTTAAGTAAGAAAACTGACTCTGAGGGCCCCAAAGTAAGTGTGTCTCTGGGTATAATCTGTTTTGTATCAGTTGTGAAGTCGCCTCTCCAGAACAATATGCTAGATTTATTGTGCTGTCATTCAGTCAGGAGCATCTAAGCCTATTTGGTTCTTCCTAGCATTAACATAATAAGTCTGTTTACCAgtttttgccatttaaaaattaaatcagtaaAAAAGGATCATCCAAAAAGGTTCTAGGAATAAGAACTAAGACTATTAACCAAATTACGCTCAGAAGCAAAGAAATTCCAGGAAGATAgggaagggaaaataatctgtTACAAATTCTTCTTTATTCATACAAGCGTTTTGGTCTCAGCACTGTTTTAGCATAAGACCTAAACGTCATCTCAAGAATTTATGGAGTGAGAATTTGAATTTATTAAAGAGAAACTGAGAAAGGACTATTGGTTTGGGTAGTAGGTAGCAGAGCTGTTTACTTGGCAACAAGTCCAAAACTCAGCCAGAGgctttacagataagaaactaATTAAGAAGGACTTTTGCTCCCAGAGCAAAAAAGAAGGTAAAGGGCACCAACCTTCTTTTATCAGAAAGTGCCTTGTCCTTGTGAATCGTTGTGAAAGGCGCAAGTTGACACAGGCGCGGCTCCCTCTGCCCCCACTGTGCCCAGGAGGTTTGGCGCAGGGACCCCCTAACAAGCCTTGCAGCGGCTTGCACCAACATGGCAGAATACCCTGGAACCACCTAAGAATGATCACCACCACCTAACAGGAAACAGAGATGTGGTGTCAGATGGGACAGGCAGTACAATATACCCCCAGCCAACACTCCAACTTGGgttgggggagaaggggaggtTACACCACCTTTTAGTGTCCCATTTTATGCAAGACCCTCTCAAATGACAGCAGCCATCTTAACACTCACTGTGCCACACATGTAACTGACAATGTTCTCAGCCCTGGCTATGGTAAGATGATGCTTAACTGGGGTCACAGGTCAAAAATAAGTCAATCAATGGTGTACAGGTAGAAATGATCATAACATTCCAGAAAATAGGAGACAGGACATGAGGCAGTGTTTCTCAAGTTCCTGACATGCAGCTTCTCTCCTGGAGATGAGACACCTAGCTCCAAAGATGGCAACGTGAAGCATACAAAACGTCACCATCAATTGCCCACTCTAGACGAAGCTAAAAATAAGCCGCAAAGGCACCTGAGTCAAAGACAAGACTTGTCTGGAGCTCTAGGAATGAGAAGGAAAGGAGACTTTCAGTAAGAGTCTTGGACTACGTTAAGTTTATGCATTAACACTGGAATGCAACACAATGACAGAGATCGTGTTCTTCACTGCATTAAAATGAATGAGGCCTTAACTGAGTCACCTGGCAGGCAGCCTGCTTTTAAACTTGGAGACAATAACTGGCTTACAGTGGTGCTCACTAAAGATTCTGACAAAGGAAGTTCCAAGAATAATTAAGACACAGAAGCAAAAAAATGAACTAAGGCAGCCATTAAATGCAGAATCTAACTTCTCTCCGATGCCCCTGGAAGGATACTATATTTATGTACTATCTGTGGGAGTATTGAGCAATCAGTCACTTATCACTGCCTAGGTTCTATGAAGGACTCCGGTTGACGAATGCAGTATTAAGAGAATACAAGGGACAATCGGTGAAAGGGCGGCCAAtcttaattcatttatatttacctTTATACTCCAAGGATTTGGGGTGATTAACAAAGATACTTCCAGCAGTGCTAAGTGCAGCTTGGTGTACTCGGCTAAATAAGACAGTCCATACTgctgattcggagaaggcaatggcaccccactccagtactcttgcctggaaaatccatggacggagaagcctggtagctgcagtccatgggatcgctaagagtcggacacgactgagcgacttcactttcactttttactttcatgcattggagaaggaaatggcaacccactccactattcttgcctggagaatcccagggacagaggagcctaatgggctgctgtctatggggttgcacagagtcggacacgactgaagcgacttagcagcagcagcagcatactgctgATTGGTGATTCACTCAATTCTCACAGATCCTCTGACCAACCCATAGAGATAGCTGCACGACAGTTTTAGAATGATCCCTTTAATACAAAAGGTTCAGAATGGCCTTGGCGAGGCCAAGGGAAATCTGAAGGTCCTTCTGAAGAGCTGGGTATTTATCATTTCTCCAACTTCTTTACCGGGGCGTGGCACAACGCATTTCTCCGCGAAAAGAGTAAATTTCGCCTTTCTCCGTCGCCGCCCAGTTCTCCGCATTCTCTTACTCTAGGAGTACGACAGGGAGGAAGGACCCAACCAGCGGGGCCCTCGGGCAGCTTGGGGGATGTAGTTTCGGCACGCACCGCCTGCGTCCCAACGTGTTCATAACCACGAGAACCGGCAGCAAGGCCCCAGGCACAGCCGTCCCGGCCGGAGCCTCGAGGCGCTTCCTAGTCCAGACTCTCCGATCGCATAATGACCCGCAACGGCACATACCTTTTGCTCAGTTTCGGCTCGCCGCAGTCCACTTTAACTTCAGCACCCTGCACGTCAGCCATCTTCCCCGAGGGCCGGACCTAAAGAGGATGGGGGGGTCGCGCGGCGACTTCCAGGTCAAGGTCAGAAGCCCCGCCTCTTCCGGGGAAAGGGGGCGGGGCACTGTTCGCGCGCAGCCAGTGCGCAGGCGCAATACGGGGCCTGGCTCCGGCGTCCCCAGGAGCTTTACCTGAATCCCTGCAGCTTCCTGTTCGCGCGGTCGCGAGGGGGCAGCTTTTTCGGGTACCCGGGGAGAGCTATGGCGGAGGCGATGGAGTTGGGCAAAGACCCCAATGGACCCACTCACTCCTCGACTCTGTTCGTAAGGGAGGATGGCAGCTCCATGTCCTTCTACGTGCGTCCCAGCCCGGCAAAGCGCCGGCTCTCGACGCTCATCCTGCACGGCGGCGGCACTCTGTGTCGCGTTCAGGAGCCCGGGGCCGTGCTGTTGGCCCAGCCCGGGGAGGCGGCGGCCGAGGCCTCGGGCGACTTTATCTCCACGCAGTACATTCTGGACTGCGTGGAGCGTAACGAGAAGCTCGAGCTGGAGGCCTACCGTCTGGGCCCGGCTCCGGCGGCCTACCAGGCCCCAGAGACGAAGCCCGGGGTCCTGGCCGGGGGCGTCGCCGCGGCGGAGCCTGAGCCGCAGTCGCAGGCGGGGCGGATGGTCTTCACGGACGCGGACGACGTGGCCATCATAACCTACGTGAAGGAACATGCCCGCTCGGCCAGCTCCGTCACCGGTAACGCCTTGTGGAAAGCGATGGAGAAGAGCTCGCTTACCCAGCACTCCTGGCAGTCCATGAAGGACCGCTACCTGAAGCGCCTGCGGGGCCAGGAGCACAAGTACCTTCTGGGGGAGGCCCCGGTGAGCCCCTCCTCGCAGAAACTCAAGAGGAAGGCCGAGCAAGACCCGGAGGCTGCTGATAGCGGAGGTGAGGTCTGCGGTCGCCGACGCGCGGGTGCTCCGCTGTCACCGGTGTGCTCTGGGGGCGGGGGCGTCTCCCCTTCCGCGGGGAGTCCATGTGGGCGTCTTAGGGGCATCGCCCAGCCCCTCTCCTTAACCCCCTTTGCCGTCCGGGTAAAGTTTGCATCGTTTTGTAATCTCTCTTTAAACGTCTGGGTAAAGTTAGCATCATTTTGAAATCTCTCTTTAACATGACATGGCCCGAGATTCaaaagaggcacaaagagtctgtggaaaattctcccccctctcctttcttttcccaCCAGATAATCcagttttttccccccagagaCAACCTGTATCTTGGGTATCTTTTCAGAGACATTTCACAGACTCGTTTTAAACAGTGTTTCTCGTGGCTTTAGGTAGATTCAGTATAAGCCAGTTTTAAAGCCATGCTCGTCCagtttgttttcatatcttggcttaAATGAATGCATATTCACAGAAGAAGGTTCTCGTCTATTGGAAGCCGCTTCCTAGTTTCGCTCGGGTGAGGTGAGTTTCTAACGCAGTTGAACTGAGTATTGGTTTTCCGACGTGGTTAGGACACAGGGCATAGCTGTTGAGATGCTTCTCTTCTGACTTAATCGGTATTGAGCTTAAACTGTCGGACACTTTCGTTTATAGTCATGCTTCCTTCACTTAACGTCTCTTTCCTTGTGTGACTGTTCTGCATAACGGTTGAAGTCTGGGGAGGTAAAATCTATTTTCTCCTGTTCAGTATGCTTAGTAGGAGTTTTGTTTTTGGTAAAGTGACACTTGagattcattcaacagatatttgagTGCCAGACTCCTACCTGCTGGGTGATAACAGTATATAAAACTTCCTGCAGTCATGGAGCTTAAAATGCTAGCTGGGCAGTGGTGAGTGCTATCATTTCAGTCGAGCtgctagtcgtgtccgactctgcatggACTGCAAccggccaggcttccctgtccatcaccaactccaagtgctgtagaaaaaaataaaaagggtaaCGGCTGGAGAATAGGTTGTTTTCTACAGGGTAAGAGGGGAAGTTCGCTGTCATAAGCTCATACTTGAGCAGAGATCAAAGGAAGTGAAGGAACTAAACAGGTGGTTATTTGATGAAGAATGTTCCAGGTTTTGGGGGTATTAGGTGGAGTATAGCTGTTGTGTTCTTGGAGCAACAATCAGTGTGACTGGAATGGAGTAAGGAAAAGGGAGAATTTTTGGAGAGAGGAAAGGGCTATGTGTATGGATGAAGGagatcatatatatattataaatatatatatttttatatataatcagTGATGTAGAGATGACTGGTAGACTAGTTGGAACTTGGGATGAAATTAAGCTGGACTCACCCTATgcagtgttttcatgttcagatatttaaacataaaaattaagaTCCGAAAAGGACCAGGAAAGGATGTGGATGAATAGCCTTTTTAATAGCTGTGTGTTGTTGTTTCTGAAGCCAGGAAGACTAAGAAGAAAACTTATATATTTGATTACTTAAAATTTAAAGCTTTTCATGATGAAGTCAGAGGGCAGATTGGAAAAATATACCCAATACATTGCAACAAAGCAAGTTTCCTTAGTGTTTCCCTTTGAGGGCTTCCTGAAGTTAGTAAGTAAAAGAGAAACTagtagaaaaatgagcaaaggaaatgaaacaggACGTTTTCAGAAGAGGGAATAAGTAAATGGCTAATACATGCAGAaacgttaaaaaataaaagtaaattagaCCCTGATCAGTGCACAGGTACAAGCCGTACCTGGGCTTCTGACCCATGGAAACTGAAATAGTGTGTGGGTTGTGTTTTTTAGAAAAGTAAATCAGAGCAAGGTAATGTCATATTTTATCTGTTAATTATTTCAGCATGTATCTCTAAAATATAaggctttttaaacatttatataaaataaaattgactcATTTTGATGTACAGTtaggtatttaatttttttatggtgGTAAAATATATGTGAGATAAAACTTACAGTTTTAGCAGTTTTTAAGTGCTCTCTTCAGTAGCACTAAGTATGTTGTGATGCAGttgtcaccaccatccatctttagaatgttttcatcttcccaaactgaaattcgTACCCTTTAAACACCAGCCCCCCATTCCTGCCTCcccctggcaatcaccattctgctttctgtcttgaTAAATTTGATCTCTCTAGGTACTTCATGTAAGTGCAGTCATaatgtatttgtccttttgtgtctggcttatttcatttaatataagTGAAAGGCTTATTTTCAAGtcttatccatgttgtagcatgtgtgagaattttgttctttttaaggtTGGATAATATTCCACTTTACGACCACATTTTgtatatccattcatccactgatagacacttaagttgcttccacatcttggctgttgtgaataatgctgctatggtaTGGGTGTACTAATACCTGTTTAAGACCatgctttcatttcatttatttattttttttttatattttcaaaagtggaatagctggatcatgtggtaattatatgtttaatattttgaggaattgCCATACAGGTTTTCCAGTTCGGTGTTTTAATACATGTATAGATTTGTAtaaccatcaccataatcagAATACAGAAACAGCTTCATTGCAAAACTCCCTCGAGTTGCCCCTCCGCAGTCAGTTTTTGTTAAGTGGAAAACAGCAGAGTTAAATCCTCAGAGAACAGAGTAAAAGGAGAACAGGAAGGTGTTTAGCTTTATGAGGCTCTCCTTTTTGTAGATGGTATGTAGTGGATTGTGGTAGACTCCTCAGATCCATCTTCAGCTGGGCGAGGTTCTGTCGTTTTACGCTAGCATCCAATGACTAATCTATGTGGTGGTATTGGCTCCCTTCCCCCAATATGGTCAACTCTGAAGGGCCTTGCTGGCTCCATACTTCTCCATGGTTTCAGTTGAGGCCTTGTTGGAGCTCTTTCACAGCTCAGCTTCTCTCTCTGCCCGCTAAGCACTCCCTGATCAACATGTTACACGTTAATCTCCATCTCAGAATCTGATTCCCAGAAAACCCAGTTtatggcagttttttttttttaaatctatataaatacaaagcaaaaaaatgaattaagcttgaagagtattttttattttatacatgagaaCTTAggaaaattatcattatttttattgtacaaCTTTTCAGTAGCAAgctgaaaaattagaaattattgaACATGCGTGTCTTACGTTTTTCTCACCCTCTGATCAAAAACCGTTAGGGGAAAAAGTGCAGCCTAACTTGTGGCCCAGGGCTAATTCTAATCTAGTGCTGTTTTCTTTAACAGAACCACAGAATAAGAGAACTCCAGATTTGCCTgaagaagaatttgaaaaagaagagatcaAGGAGAATGAAGCAGCAGTCAAAAAGATGCTTGTAGAAGCTACCCGAGAGTTTGAGGAGATTGTGGTATGTTAATTAGAAATCACTTTTTCCCTGCGTAAttgcacctcactccagtactcttgcctggaaaatcccatggacggaggagcttggtatgCTGAAGGCATAGGTCTTTTCTCACATAACATTCTTTGCAATGTGCCTAAATGTAGTGGAGCATGGAGGCCCTAATATATTCATACTGCagtgttttttgagtgcttattatgtgAAAGCATTGGTAAGCACTGAGGATGTAGTGATAAGCAAAATACAATTCCTGACCTTATGGAGCTTACAACTTGAGAGGGAAGtcaaatttttaacaaataatctaatgcatacatgtatactcatatatatgtgcatatatatgcatatcggagaaggcaatggcaatccactccagtactcttgtctggaaaatcccatggacagaggagcctggtaggctgcagtccatggggtcgctaagagtcggacacgactgagcgacttcactttcccttttcactttcatgcattggagaaggaaatggcaacccactccagtgttcttgcctggagaatcccagggacgggggagcctggtgggctgccgtctatggggttgcacagagtcggatacgactgaagcgacttagcagcataggcATATATTTTTTACATTCAGTGTAGCTTCTAATGTTCTTTGGAATACCAtggttatacatacacatatttatatgtatacatgtgcacacatacacacatatataccctaTACTCACACTCCTGGTTACTCtatggcatatatatatgtgtgtgtatatgtatatatgtacacatacatctaGCATGACTAAATGTAAGAAGGAACATAACACATTAGAGGAACTGAAGGAAGTCCAGTGGAATGAAAGGGAAAGGAGGTGGTAGTTGGGAGAGACCAGATATTTTAAGAGTCAGTGTTTGTGACTTCGTTATTATGAACTGGTTCTATTCTTCACTTTGTCTAGGTGGATGAGAGTCCTGATTTTGAAATACACATAACAATGTGTGATGATGATCCATGCACGCCTGAGGAAGACTCAGAAACACAGCCTgatgaggaagaagaagaagaagaaaaagtttcTGCACCAGAGGTGGGAGCTGCCATTAAGATCATCCGGCAGTTGATGGAAAAGTTTAACTTGGATCTATCAACAGTTACACAGGCCTTCCTAAAAAATAGTGGTGAGCTGGAGGCTACTTCCTCCTTTTTAGAGTCTGGTCAGAGGGCTGACGGGTATCCTATTTGGTCCCGACAGGATGACTTAGATTTGCAAAAAGATGATGAGGCTACTCGAGATGCATTGGTCAAAAAATTTGGTGCTCAGAATGTAGCTCGGAGGATTGAATTCCGAAAGAAATAATTGGCAAGATAGTGGGAAAAAAAGTTGGGCAGATAAGACATTAACGTTTTTTTGTGTGACCATTGGACTTCAGAAATTTTTACATTGGAACCGACACTAATCTTTTGACCAGTTTTGTTGCACTGTGAGTCCTAGATTTTGTACCCAAGCAGAGTTGTGTTcggtccagtcgctcagtcgtgtccgactccttgcaacctcatggactgcagcacaccatgcagAGTTGTATAGGaggatggaaataaaagaaatgggaTATGTTTCGCTCTCTTCCCAGCAGTATCAGTGTGtttatgaaaggaaaatcaaGAACAGAGAGACTGGTTTACATAGTAGTGATCGTTTTCTGGAGTGGAATCCCTGCTATATTGGTGATAGGAGCTAGTCATGAAGTCAAAGAAGGAAAATTAGATGGGTCTTGTGAAAGCATGAATAAAGAGCCTCCTGTCTTTTGGCAGAAGCTCCTCTAGATTGTGATAGGTTACAAATCAAGAATCTAGAAATATGGAAAAATTGAATTACAAGGCCTTGAACATGGACTGTCCCAAACTCTTGTATCCCTCAGTGAGCTCTGATTTCTGGGCTGCTCTGAAAACCCCATGTTTCTTTTGCCAGCTTGATATTTGGGAACCCTTTTCCTTGGCTGTTGTTTTCTTCGGGTCTGTGTCAGTGAAGTCTCTAGCATGagtttctttatccatcatcTAGATTGTTTCAGACACACACTACAATGGAGTCTCAAGAAAAGTCTTACTTGTTTACCAgtaatgtctttttatttattgaagatCGTTTTGTGCTAAGAATTGTGTTAGATTTAAAAATTAGAGGATTAATTCCTCTTTGTTGTGTTGATTTCATTGTTGAAAATAAATAGAACTTTGTATTTGAGTCTCCACAAAGTGTTTTCTTTGGTTGTATTCATAAAACCTTTTAGGTATAAAAGCTATAAAGGAACTAACATTTTTGGCTCTTGGTAATTAGAACCAATAAGAGGTTCCATTTAGAGCTGATAGGCCATTAGAAAGAAGCTATTTCTTCTGAATGGAGCAAAGAGAACTGTGTCAAGGACTGCGAAAGATGGCATAACCAGGTGAACTGCTGAGAGCCAAAGTGGAGAGAAGTCAATAAGGAACTATCCAGTGTATAACAGAAGATG carries:
- the TERF2IP gene encoding telomeric repeat-binding factor 2-interacting protein 1, producing the protein MAEAMELGKDPNGPTHSSTLFVREDGSSMSFYVRPSPAKRRLSTLILHGGGTLCRVQEPGAVLLAQPGEAAAEASGDFISTQYILDCVERNEKLELEAYRLGPAPAAYQAPETKPGVLAGGVAAAEPEPQSQAGRMVFTDADDVAIITYVKEHARSASSVTGNALWKAMEKSSLTQHSWQSMKDRYLKRLRGQEHKYLLGEAPVSPSSQKLKRKAEQDPEAADSGEPQNKRTPDLPEEEFEKEEIKENEAAVKKMLVEATREFEEIVVDESPDFEIHITMCDDDPCTPEEDSETQPDEEEEEEEKVSAPEVGAAIKIIRQLMEKFNLDLSTVTQAFLKNSGELEATSSFLESGQRADGYPIWSRQDDLDLQKDDEATRDALVKKFGAQNVARRIEFRKK